The following nucleotide sequence is from Triticum dicoccoides isolate Atlit2015 ecotype Zavitan chromosome 7B, WEW_v2.0, whole genome shotgun sequence.
GTCCAGCTCTAAAGCCCAAAAGAAAACCCAACACATGGGGCCTCGCCCGCCTCGCCTCTCCCTGTCATCATCAAGGCCACCGCGGCGTGTGCGGATCCGCCAATCAAACGCGCGCCCGCGCCTGCGCCTGCCTTTACACACGCAAAGTTGCACCGAACCAAAGCAACCGCATCGCATCTAGCCTGTTTTGTTTGGATTCACCACCTCCGTACCGCGCGAGTCCAGTGAGTCCATGGCCGCTAGCCCGGTGGTGGTGCCGTCCCTATAAGGGCACCCAGCTAGCCACACGCACGGCTCCGTCGCCTTGGATCGGGCTCGTCAGCGAGTCAGGGCCTTGGCACGGTGCAGTTGAGCCATGGGCCTCGCCGGCGGCATTGTCCGGAGAGTCCTCTCCAAGAGCccctgcgcctcctcctcgtcggcggGACGCGGAGGCCACACCGTGCGTGCATTTCTCATTCAGTATATGTCGCGCGGCTACTGCGCGCAATGTGACATTGACGTGTGAACAAAAATTCTTCTTCTTCGCAGGAAAGGAGCCCGGGCGACCACAAGAGGAGATGGGGCTCTCTGAGGCTGTACCTGTGCGGCGACGAGAACGGCGCGGGTGCCGAGGACGGGGAGGACGACGATGACGGGACGGTCTCGGCCAGGAGCTTCGAGACCTGCACCATGACGCAGGACGCCCAAGCTCCGGCGGCAGCCGATCAGCGTCGCCGCGATGTCAACGGCGGCGCACACGGCCACGCTGAACAAGTTCACGCTCAGTGGAGCCCCGGCGAGCGGACGAAGCCGTTCACCGAGGACGAGGCGGCGACGCTGATCCAGTCCGCATTCAGGAGGTTCATGGTGCGTTTCCTGAATGAAAAATCCTGGTTCAGAGCCCAGACTGCGTCTGGCTAGCTACGTTTCCtgaatgaagatcatggtgcgttCGCCGTGCTGCAGGAAAGGGGGCGCTTgcagcaggaggagctgaggagaaGTTCCGGACAAGAGTGCTGCTACGGTGAAGCGCCCAAGAGCCCTGCTGCCTCGGCGTCCACCATCGCtgcgtcggtggaggtccaggtagGGGAGTCCCTGAGCAACCTCCGGCTGAGCGATGACGGCGCGTCGGTGTCGGCGCAGCACCGGGCGGGCCAGAGCCAGAAGCCGCGGCCCCAGGTCTTCAGAGCCAAGGTACTGCAGAgcttttgctgctgctgctgctacactGTGGCACACACAGGGACTTGACTGCAATGGCATCACTTTGGTCAAGAAAAATAGTGTTACGGCTTAATTTGGCACCTAAATGAACAGTGAACTTATATTATTAACTAAATGTGATGTTTCAGGAGGAGTGGGACGACAGCACGCTGAGCTCCAACGTGCTGAGGATGAGGATCCAGAGCAAGATGGAGGCCACCACGCGGCGCGAGCGGGCCCTCGCCTACGCCTTCTCACAGCAGGTACGCACATCGTCACGCTATTGGAGAGCTTTGAGGCAACGATCGAGTAGTCTACATTTGGTCTGAGTCGCTTCTAAACTCGTTTTGATCGGCAGCTGAGGAGCGGCGGCACGAAGAAGCGGTCGTCGAGGTCGGAGCAGGGGGAGTTCAACGTGGGGTGGAGCTGGCTGGAGCGGTGGATGGCGACGCGGCAGGCCGAGCCCGGCGCCGACGACAGCGCGAGCAAGAACGCCACG
It contains:
- the LOC119336849 gene encoding uncharacterized protein LOC119336849, which encodes MGLAGGIVRRVLSKSPCASSSSAGRGGHTERSPGDHKRRWGSLRLYLCGDENGAGAEDGEDDDDGTVSARSFETCTMTQDAQAPAAADQRRRDVNGGAHGHAEQVHAQWSPGERTKPFTEDEAATLIQSAFRRFMERGRLQQEELRRSSGQECCYGEAPKSPAASASTIAASVEVQVGESLSNLRLSDDGASVSAQHRAGQSQKPRPQVFRAKEEWDDSTLSSNVLRMRIQSKMEATTRRERALAYAFSQQLRSGGTKKRSSRSEQGEFNVGWSWLERWMATRQAEPGADDSASKNATDAGSAVAGRRVVVVRRRQDVAVEEKESCGSNDVSAISFDGSSAGGRSGLSCYRPGKNRLRGGRNLPRRKVAAASSEHRLQPRSHKVSKKARQREEKQLQKDHQAEAEAYDPRQPPTDY